From Spirosoma aerolatum, one genomic window encodes:
- a CDS encoding response regulator yields the protein MNPLTILIVEDETITAMDLRETLQEAGHRVVAIARTFDQALEAVKRHRPDLALIDIQLEGSSADGITTARELLEIHRMPIIYLTANSEPSTFQAAKKTLPAAYLLKPFRHDELKLQVELAYYYFQSMLKESEDVASSGYLYLPVDKGYEKVAPNTVLYVEADGAYVKLYLNNGKTHHISTNLSHLAQYFQAANFYRLSRSLLINLDHVERVEPNYLFLTDYRPAIQIPATSRKELLKKLTIVRTK from the coding sequence ATGAATCCGTTAACGATTCTGATTGTTGAAGATGAAACCATTACGGCTATGGACCTTCGCGAGACGCTTCAGGAAGCGGGGCATAGGGTAGTGGCTATTGCGCGTACATTTGATCAGGCGCTGGAAGCTGTTAAGCGGCACCGGCCCGATCTGGCGTTGATCGACATACAACTGGAAGGATCCAGTGCCGATGGAATAACAACAGCGCGGGAACTGCTGGAAATTCATCGAATGCCGATTATTTACCTGACGGCCAATTCGGAGCCATCAACATTTCAGGCAGCTAAGAAAACACTTCCGGCCGCGTATTTGCTCAAACCTTTTCGGCACGACGAATTGAAATTACAGGTCGAACTGGCCTATTATTATTTCCAGTCGATGCTCAAAGAGTCGGAAGACGTTGCTTCGTCGGGGTATTTGTACCTGCCGGTCGATAAAGGGTATGAGAAGGTGGCTCCCAATACGGTGTTATACGTTGAAGCCGACGGGGCTTATGTGAAATTGTACCTGAACAATGGCAAAACGCACCATATCAGCACGAACCTGAGCCATCTGGCTCAGTATTTTCAGGCGGCTAATTTCTATCGCCTTTCCCGCTCATTACTCATTAATCTCGACCATGTAGAGCGCGTAGAACCTAATTACCTGTTCTTAACAGACTACCGGCCCGCTATCCAGATTCCAGCTACCAGCCGGAAAGAACTGCTGAAAAAACTAACCATCGTACGAACCAAATAG
- a CDS encoding histidine kinase dimerization/phosphoacceptor domain -containing protein, translating into MTCCLRAFFVCLGGLWLIASSLGIAQEPSYLKVQTNRLQKAQQAEQEALAKRDSSLLAEAYYLYGKTYSFTGDYQNAHRYFIKSLRILEPKGFSEELSRLYYRLSNIEIKQGHLTEAVRYGRYAMHIARSLKSDTALSRACIGLGQVYANIWTNQRPQARTSYDSSLFFYGEAEAACRRLKDSVGVADVYAALGELLASARHPQAATYLEKSLTLFQFKKKADILLKVMPQLAGIYLDNGQFDKAWQLLSDAEKQYKSRNLNDYDTQIGIDVQLVRYYEKTNQWKLAYERLRQLERLQNYAFRADHQGAITRLNVEYETEKKEALLKAQNRELMLRTETLQSQRRFTITLSLLLVLVTAMSLVFFRLNRRNQRISRQNEALVKEQNHRVKNNLQVVASLLNLQAKRLSDESARKAVEESRLRIQSMAIVHRRLYDGEKLAQIDLDEFVRELVQGVLKTFGYPALEPHFTIAPIPLTVDKAVPMGLILNELITNACKYAFPANDTPQLWISCRQRGVQLECTVADNGPGFDNTETSFWDDNVVVQRTSFGMALIDAQVAQLSGTYSFSTGEGGKGTLFSMVYKL; encoded by the coding sequence ATGACGTGCTGTTTGCGAGCCTTTTTCGTTTGCCTTGGAGGGTTATGGCTAATTGCGTCCAGCCTAGGCATTGCGCAGGAGCCTTCCTATCTGAAGGTACAGACCAATCGACTGCAAAAGGCACAGCAAGCCGAGCAGGAAGCCCTGGCAAAACGGGATTCGTCATTGCTGGCCGAAGCCTACTACCTGTATGGGAAAACCTACTCCTTTACAGGCGACTATCAGAATGCACATCGGTATTTTATCAAATCACTTCGTATTCTTGAACCCAAAGGTTTCTCGGAAGAACTCAGTCGGCTCTACTATCGGCTGAGTAACATCGAAATCAAGCAGGGGCATCTGACAGAGGCAGTACGATACGGCCGGTATGCCATGCACATTGCACGGTCCTTGAAGTCAGATACTGCCCTTTCACGAGCCTGCATCGGGTTGGGACAGGTCTATGCAAATATCTGGACGAACCAGCGCCCACAGGCTCGAACGTCGTACGACAGTAGCCTTTTCTTCTATGGCGAAGCCGAAGCCGCCTGTCGACGGTTGAAAGATAGCGTTGGCGTCGCCGATGTATATGCCGCCCTGGGCGAACTGCTGGCCAGTGCTCGACATCCACAGGCCGCTACCTATCTGGAGAAGTCATTAACGTTATTTCAGTTCAAGAAGAAGGCGGATATTCTATTGAAAGTTATGCCGCAACTGGCCGGAATCTACCTTGATAACGGACAGTTTGACAAGGCCTGGCAGCTGCTGAGCGATGCCGAAAAACAATATAAATCGCGAAATCTGAATGATTACGATACTCAGATCGGTATTGATGTTCAGCTTGTTCGCTATTATGAAAAGACAAACCAGTGGAAATTGGCCTACGAACGACTAAGGCAGTTGGAACGCCTTCAGAACTATGCCTTTCGGGCTGATCACCAGGGAGCCATCACCCGGCTCAATGTGGAATACGAAACGGAAAAAAAAGAAGCCCTGCTGAAAGCCCAAAATCGTGAATTGATGTTGCGTACCGAAACTCTGCAGAGCCAGCGTCGATTTACCATTACCCTATCGTTGCTGCTGGTGCTGGTAACGGCTATGAGCCTGGTGTTTTTTCGACTTAATCGACGCAATCAGCGAATCAGCCGCCAGAACGAAGCGTTAGTAAAAGAGCAGAACCACCGGGTCAAGAACAACCTCCAGGTGGTAGCCAGTCTGCTGAATCTTCAGGCTAAACGATTGTCGGACGAATCGGCCAGGAAAGCTGTTGAAGAAAGTCGATTGCGGATTCAGTCCATGGCGATTGTCCACCGACGACTCTATGATGGAGAAAAGCTGGCACAGATTGATCTGGACGAATTTGTTCGGGAACTGGTGCAGGGGGTTTTAAAAACCTTTGGGTATCCGGCGCTTGAGCCTCATTTTACGATCGCGCCCATCCCGCTTACGGTCGATAAAGCCGTGCCGATGGGGTTGATTCTGAATGAGCTCATAACTAATGCCTGTAAATATGCGTTTCCTGCTAATGATACCCCTCAGTTGTGGATTAGCTGCCGCCAGCGGGGAGTACAGCTTGAATGCACAGTTGCTGACAATGGGCCTGGTTTCGATAATACGGAAACGTCATTTTGGGATGATAATGTAGTGGTTCAGCGTACCTCGTTCGGCATGGCGCTAATCGATGCACAGGTAGCCCAGTTATCGGGAACCTATTCGTTCAGCACGGGCGAAGGCGGAAAGGGAACGCTATTTAGTATGGTCTATAAACTGTAG